In one window of Romboutsia hominis DNA:
- the rnpM gene encoding RNase P modulator RnpM encodes MQKQKKVPQRKCIACQERDAKKGLIRIVKTKEGQIFLDPTGKANGRGAYICKDVECLKKAIKSKALNRAFKMEVPSDVYDNLLKELESYED; translated from the coding sequence TTGCAAAAACAAAAAAAGGTTCCTCAAAGAAAATGTATAGCATGTCAAGAAAGAGATGCAAAAAAAGGGCTAATAAGAATAGTTAAGACTAAGGAAGGTCAAATATTTTTAGACCCAACAGGAAAGGCAAACGGTAGAGGTGCATATATATGTAAGGATGTAGAATGTCTAAAAAAAGCTATAAAAAGTAAAGCTTTAAATAGAGCATTCAAAATGGAAGTTCCATCTGATGTATATGACAATCTACTTAAGGAGCTAGAAAGTTATGAAGACTAG